The nucleotide sequence CCGGTGCGAACGTCGGCGGCGTTGAGCCGCTCAGCGATCATGTCAAGGATCAGCGAATCGGGCACCAGTTGCCCGTTATCCATAAACTCCCGGGCTTTGTTGCCCAGAGCCGTAGCGTCGCGAACTTCGGCGCGCAAGATGTCGCCGGTGGAGAGGTGAGCCACACCCAACCGCTCGGCCAGCACCTTTGCCTGAGTTCCTTTGCCGGAACCGGGGGCGCCGAGGAGAATCAGGCGTTTCAAAGCGTCGACCGCCCCTTGATGCGCCCGTGTTTCATGAAGCCCTCGTAATGCCGCATGATCAGGTGCGATTCGACCTGTTGCAGCGTATCCAGCGCCACGCCGACCACGATCAGAATACCCGTGCCGCCGAAGTAGTACTTGACGTCAAACAGGTTGATCATGATGTACGGCAAAATGGCAATCAGGGCGAAGAAAATCGCACCGGGCAGCGTGATGCGCGTGAGCACCTTGTCAATGTACTCGGCGGTGCTGCGACCCGGACGAATGCCGGGAATAAAGGCGCCCTGCTTCTTCATGTTGTCGGCCATATCGATCGGATTGACGACGATGGCCGTGTAGAAGTAAGCGAAGAAGACGATGATCAGGGCGTAGACGATGCTATAGACGACATGACCCGGCGTGAACAAGCTGACGAAGTCCTGGATGAAGGTTGACTGCGGGAAGAGCGTCAGCAGAGTGGCCGGGGCGAACATGATCGACTGGGCAAAGATAATCGGAATGACGCCGGCGGTGTTGACCGAGAGGGGCAGATGGGTCGTGACGCCACCCATGACCTTGCGGCCGACGATACGCTTGGCGTGCTGAACCGGGATCCGGCGCTGGGCGCGGGTCACGAGCACGATGGCGCCGATGACGACGACGATAATCGCGACCACCAGCAACTCGGAGAAGATGGTGCGGGTGCCGGTCTGCAGATCGGTAAAGGAGTCGATGACGGCG is from Candidatus Zixiibacteriota bacterium and encodes:
- the secY gene encoding preprotein translocase subunit SecY, with the protein product MIEKIQNIFKVKELRERILFTLGILIVYRIGSHVPTPGIDAALLQQFFTAQAGTLFGMFDMFVGGAFQRATIFSLGIMPYISASIIIQLLTPIFPYFQRLAKEGEEGRRKITQYTRYGTVLIAMLQAFGVAVWLQSLQPEPGVSVVINPGPGFVALCMITFTAGTIFIMWLGERITERGIGNGISLIIFIGIIATFPRAVIDSFTDLQTGTRTIFSELLVVAIIVVVIGAIVLVTRAQRRIPVQHAKRIVGRKVMGGVTTHLPLSVNTAGVIPIIFAQSIMFAPATLLTLFPQSTFIQDFVSLFTPGHVVYSIVYALIIVFFAYFYTAIVVNPIDMADNMKKQGAFIPGIRPGRSTAEYIDKVLTRITLPGAIFFALIAILPYIMINLFDVKYYFGGTGILIVVGVALDTLQQVESHLIMRHYEGFMKHGRIKGRSTL